Proteins co-encoded in one Kocuria flava genomic window:
- the mptB gene encoding polyprenol phosphomannose-dependent alpha 1,6 mannosyltransferase MptB has protein sequence MRTTSRTGPAAAGERTPLALPGGSQYVSGSPLRTVVMGAVGSLMLLAGSLGVGWLASVSPLRQEPLIIAMRYTTTGVIASILLVAVGGMLLVREWLRLGQKLNRWGPGSGRWVLAAIAAWTAPMLVAVPLFSRDVYSYIGQGRVMESGLNPYEHGVSTIDNFFQLGADQMWSESPPPYGPLFLWIEQFVVAVTGADPDAAVLLFRALCVLAVLACMWLIPRLARLHGINPARALWLSVANPLFLTNFVVAVHNDAIMIALALAGTYVAAAHRTWKGGVAGTVLVTLSVAIKPITLVLLPFIGLLWAGRGASWPRRFVIWALTLALSVALLGLMGLVNGFGFGWVAAMSTPGSVWIWYAPVGFLGSLAASFAATIGADSGQWRDTVHTFFQALAVPVILWLMFRGRDEKLVRRLAWAFATIVLLSPMIQAWYVVWLIPLFAVTGIRSDWQVDILFFLTAFFMVYAVSDQIDVFPYLDLDLSSGRLIASVVALSYGVYLWFIDPATRRLFRGRYSPPPAQAVI, from the coding sequence GTGCGCACCACCTCGAGGACCGGCCCGGCCGCAGCGGGCGAGCGGACCCCGCTCGCCCTGCCCGGCGGCTCCCAGTACGTCTCCGGCTCGCCGCTGCGCACCGTCGTGATGGGCGCCGTCGGCTCCCTGATGCTCCTCGCCGGCTCCCTCGGCGTCGGCTGGCTGGCCTCCGTGTCGCCGCTGCGCCAGGAGCCGCTGATCATCGCCATGCGCTACACGACCACGGGGGTGATCGCCTCCATCCTGCTCGTGGCCGTGGGCGGGATGCTGCTGGTGCGCGAGTGGCTGCGGCTCGGGCAGAAGCTCAACCGGTGGGGGCCCGGGTCGGGCCGGTGGGTGCTCGCCGCCATCGCGGCCTGGACGGCGCCCATGCTGGTGGCCGTGCCGCTGTTCAGCCGCGACGTCTACTCCTACATCGGCCAGGGCCGCGTGATGGAGAGCGGGCTCAACCCCTACGAGCACGGCGTGTCCACCATCGACAACTTCTTCCAGCTCGGCGCCGACCAGATGTGGTCGGAGTCCCCGCCCCCGTACGGGCCGCTGTTCCTGTGGATCGAGCAGTTCGTCGTGGCCGTCACGGGGGCGGACCCCGACGCCGCCGTGCTGCTGTTCCGGGCCCTGTGCGTGCTCGCCGTGCTCGCGTGCATGTGGCTGATCCCGCGGCTGGCCCGCCTGCACGGGATCAACCCCGCCCGCGCGCTGTGGCTGAGCGTGGCCAACCCCCTGTTCCTCACGAACTTCGTGGTGGCCGTGCACAACGACGCGATCATGATCGCCCTGGCCCTCGCCGGCACCTACGTCGCCGCGGCGCACCGCACCTGGAAGGGCGGGGTCGCCGGGACGGTCCTGGTGACCCTCTCCGTGGCGATCAAGCCCATCACCCTCGTCCTCCTGCCCTTCATCGGCCTGCTCTGGGCCGGGCGCGGGGCGTCCTGGCCGCGGCGCTTCGTGATCTGGGCGCTCACCCTCGCCCTGTCCGTGGCGCTGCTCGGGCTGATGGGCCTGGTCAACGGCTTCGGCTTCGGCTGGGTCGCGGCGATGTCCACCCCCGGCTCGGTGTGGATCTGGTACGCCCCCGTCGGCTTCCTCGGCAGCCTCGCCGCGTCCTTCGCCGCGACGATCGGCGCCGACTCCGGGCAGTGGCGAGACACCGTGCACACGTTCTTCCAGGCGCTCGCGGTCCCCGTGATCCTCTGGCTGATGTTCCGCGGCCGCGACGAGAAGCTCGTGCGCCGGCTCGCCTGGGCCTTCGCGACGATCGTGCTGCTGTCCCCGATGATCCAGGCCTGGTACGTGGTGTGGCTGATCCCCCTGTTCGCCGTCACCGGCATCCGCAGCGACTGGCAGGTCGACATCCTGTTCTTCCTCACCGCCTTCTTCATGGTCTACGCCGTCTCCGACCAGATCGACGTCTTCCCCTACCTGGACCTCGACCTGAGCTCGGGCCGGCTGATCGCCTCCGTCGTCGCCCTGTCCTACGGGGTGTACCTGTGGTTCATCGACCCGGCCACCCGCCGGCTCTTCCGAGGCCGCTACTCCCCGCCGCCCGCCCAGGCGGTCATCTGA
- the orn gene encoding oligoribonuclease, translating to MTGLSLEHDALIEVAALVTDDELNVLGEGVDVVVRPDEAALAQMGEFVRGMHTASGLLEELPRGVSMAEAQEQVLAYLRQWVPEPGKAPLGGNSVGTDRTFLVRDMPEVVAHLHYRVIDVSTIKELARRWYPRAYFQAPAKTGNHRALGDIRDSIDELRYYRRAVFAADPGPDSETARAISAEITASRTGAEPAAETPEA from the coding sequence ATGACGGGACTGTCCCTGGAGCACGACGCCCTCATCGAGGTCGCCGCCCTGGTGACAGACGACGAGCTCAACGTGCTGGGCGAGGGGGTCGACGTCGTCGTCCGCCCCGACGAGGCGGCGCTCGCGCAGATGGGCGAGTTCGTGCGCGGCATGCACACCGCCTCCGGGCTGCTCGAGGAGCTGCCCCGCGGCGTGAGCATGGCCGAGGCCCAGGAGCAGGTCCTGGCCTACCTCCGCCAGTGGGTGCCGGAGCCCGGGAAGGCCCCGCTGGGCGGGAACTCCGTGGGCACGGACCGGACGTTCCTGGTCCGCGACATGCCGGAGGTCGTGGCGCACTTGCACTACCGGGTGATCGACGTCTCCACCATCAAGGAGCTCGCCCGCCGCTGGTACCCGCGCGCCTACTTCCAGGCCCCCGCCAAGACCGGCAACCACCGCGCCCTGGGCGACATCCGCGACTCGATCGACGAGCTGCGCTACTACCGCCGGGCCGTCTTCGCCGCCGACCCGGGGCCGGACTCCGAGACCGCCCGGGCGATCTCCGCCGAGATCACCGCCTCGCGCACGGGCGCCGAGCCCGCGGCGGAGACCCCCGAGGCCTGA
- the def gene encoding peptide deformylase: MAVRPVVITGTPVLHRPAARVTAFDDELRALVEDMYETMDAAHGVGLAAPQIGVGLRIFTYAFRNDDGVPPRGVLVNPVLTLGKVSQEAPDPDEEAEGCLSVPGHSWPLKRADWVRVAGFDAGGRPVDFEANGWFARVMQHEYDHLDGKLYVDRLNDKWGRRARRAVKAEGWGHGGSSWLPGVDEDPFGH; encoded by the coding sequence GTGGCCGTCCGTCCCGTGGTGATCACCGGAACCCCCGTCCTGCACCGTCCCGCCGCCCGGGTCACCGCGTTCGACGACGAGCTGCGCGCCCTGGTCGAGGACATGTACGAGACGATGGACGCCGCCCACGGCGTGGGCCTGGCGGCCCCGCAGATCGGCGTGGGCCTGCGGATCTTCACCTACGCCTTCCGCAACGACGACGGCGTCCCCCCGCGCGGCGTCCTGGTCAACCCGGTCCTGACCCTGGGGAAGGTCTCGCAGGAGGCCCCCGACCCGGACGAGGAGGCCGAGGGCTGCCTGTCCGTGCCCGGGCACAGCTGGCCGCTCAAGCGCGCCGACTGGGTGCGGGTGGCCGGCTTCGACGCCGGGGGCCGCCCCGTGGACTTCGAGGCCAACGGGTGGTTCGCCCGCGTCATGCAGCACGAGTACGACCACCTCGACGGCAAGCTCTACGTCGACCGGCTCAACGACAAGTGGGGCCGCAGGGCGCGCAGGGCGGTCAAGGCCGAGGGCTGGGGCCACGGCGGGAGCAGCTGGCTGCCGGGCGTCGACGAGGACCCCTTCGGCCACTGA
- a CDS encoding YaaA family protein, translating into MLILLPPSETKTAPAAGAPAGPDTLSFPELGAARREVLAHLERASARADALEVLGVGERLRPEVERNTRLAQEPAAPALEVYTGVLYDALDPAGLTPAQRAAAEASLVVVSALWGAVRPADRIPAYRLSMGTQLPGLGRLAAHWKRHLPAVLGPAAGDGVVVDCRSAAYAAAWRGPRERTVAVKVVRERDGKRTVVSHMAKHTRGLLARHLVERAAAGRPARSPQELLAAARERWDAELTGPTARSAGELVVVRTED; encoded by the coding sequence GTGCTGATCCTGCTGCCGCCCTCCGAGACCAAGACCGCCCCCGCCGCCGGCGCCCCCGCCGGCCCGGACACCCTGTCCTTCCCCGAGCTGGGGGCCGCCCGCCGCGAGGTCCTCGCGCACCTGGAGCGGGCGAGCGCCCGGGCCGACGCCCTCGAGGTCCTGGGGGTGGGGGAGCGGCTGCGCCCCGAGGTGGAGCGCAACACCCGGCTGGCGCAGGAACCGGCCGCACCGGCCCTGGAGGTCTACACCGGCGTGCTCTACGACGCCCTCGACCCCGCGGGGCTCACCCCCGCGCAGCGGGCGGCGGCGGAGGCCTCGCTCGTCGTCGTCTCGGCGCTGTGGGGCGCGGTGCGGCCCGCCGACCGGATCCCCGCCTACCGGCTGTCCATGGGCACGCAGCTGCCCGGACTGGGCCGGCTCGCCGCCCACTGGAAGCGCCACCTGCCCGCCGTCCTGGGCCCGGCGGCCGGGGACGGGGTCGTGGTCGACTGCCGGTCGGCGGCCTACGCCGCGGCCTGGCGCGGTCCCCGGGAGCGGACGGTGGCGGTGAAGGTCGTCCGGGAACGGGACGGGAAGCGGACGGTGGTCTCGCACATGGCCAAGCACACCCGCGGGCTGCTCGCCCGCCACCTCGTCGAGCGCGCCGCCGCGGGGCGTCCGGCGCGGTCGCCGCAGGAGCTGCTCGCGGCCGCCCGCGAGCGCTGGGACGCCGAGCTCACCGGGCCGACGGCCCGCTCCGCCGGGGAGCTCGTGGTGGTGCGCACCGAGGACTGA
- a CDS encoding LysE/ArgO family amino acid transporter: protein MWSIWGTGLVTGLALIVAIGAQNAFVLRQGVRREHVGVVVALCAASDAVLILGGTAGIGALVVRFPTALEVLRWGGAAYLAWWAARSFASALRPAAPAAQAPRSRGTVVATTLALTWLNPHVYLDTVVLLGGLANQEGAGGRWVFAAGAVTGSLVWFSALGWGARALSGVLDSPRTWRAVDLGVGVVMLVLAVGLVRG from the coding sequence ATGTGGAGCATCTGGGGCACGGGCCTCGTGACCGGGCTGGCGCTGATCGTCGCGATCGGGGCGCAGAACGCGTTCGTGCTGCGCCAGGGCGTCCGGCGCGAGCACGTGGGCGTGGTGGTGGCCCTGTGCGCGGCGAGCGACGCCGTGCTCATCCTCGGCGGCACGGCCGGGATCGGCGCGCTCGTGGTCCGGTTCCCGACGGCCCTGGAGGTGCTGCGCTGGGGCGGGGCGGCCTACCTGGCCTGGTGGGCGGCGCGCTCCTTCGCCTCGGCGCTGCGGCCGGCGGCGCCGGCCGCGCAGGCGCCGCGCTCGCGCGGGACGGTCGTGGCCACGACGCTCGCGCTGACCTGGCTGAACCCCCACGTCTACCTGGACACCGTGGTGCTGCTCGGGGGTCTCGCCAACCAGGAGGGCGCGGGCGGGCGCTGGGTCTTCGCCGCCGGCGCCGTGACGGGCAGCCTCGTGTGGTTCTCCGCCCTGGGCTGGGGTGCCCGCGCGCTGTCGGGCGTGCTGGACAGCCCCCGGACGTGGCGGGCGGTCGACCTGGGCGTCGGGGTGGTCATGCTCGTCCTGGCCGTGGGCCTGGTCCGGGGCTGA
- a CDS encoding LysR family transcriptional regulator ArgP, whose protein sequence is MHLEHLRALTAVVDEESFEAAADLLRISPSAVSQRIKALEASVGQVVVRRGSPCTPTEAGAVLLRTARQVQLLEAEARHALGLGAADRTVTPVAVNADSLATWFVPVLAEAAGWADTVLDLRVEDQDHSSRLLRGGEVLAAVTSDPAPVGGCRVEPLGAMRYLPVAAPGLLRRWGAGPAAATGAAGLDWARVPVLRFNGKDDLQLRALRALGLDRSPPAHTVPSSEAFLAAVRAGLGWGMVPELQLGAELADGSLVLLAEHAPEDVVLHWQTWTLASGRLDRLAAAVRDAARRRLRPAPAVPSGG, encoded by the coding sequence ATGCACCTCGAGCACCTGCGCGCCCTGACCGCCGTCGTCGACGAGGAGTCCTTCGAGGCGGCCGCCGACCTGCTCCGGATCTCGCCCTCGGCCGTGAGCCAGCGGATCAAGGCCCTCGAGGCCTCCGTGGGACAGGTCGTGGTGCGCCGCGGCAGCCCCTGCACCCCCACGGAGGCCGGCGCCGTGCTGCTGCGCACGGCCCGGCAGGTGCAGCTGCTCGAGGCCGAGGCCCGGCACGCCCTCGGTCTGGGCGCGGCCGACCGGACGGTCACGCCGGTGGCCGTCAACGCCGACTCCCTCGCCACCTGGTTCGTGCCCGTCCTGGCCGAGGCGGCCGGCTGGGCGGACACGGTCCTGGACCTGCGGGTGGAGGACCAGGACCACAGCAGCCGGCTGCTGCGCGGCGGGGAGGTCCTCGCGGCCGTGACCTCGGACCCCGCGCCGGTGGGCGGGTGCCGGGTCGAGCCGCTGGGGGCGATGCGCTACCTGCCGGTCGCAGCCCCCGGGCTGCTCCGCCGCTGGGGCGCCGGTCCGGCGGCCGCGACGGGCGCCGCGGGCCTCGACTGGGCCCGCGTCCCCGTGCTGCGCTTCAACGGCAAGGACGACCTGCAGCTGCGCGCCCTGCGCGCCCTGGGACTCGACCGCTCCCCGCCGGCGCACACCGTCCCCTCCTCGGAGGCGTTCCTCGCCGCCGTGCGGGCGGGCCTGGGGTGGGGCATGGTCCCCGAGCTCCAGCTGGGTGCGGAGCTCGCCGACGGCTCCCTGGTCCTGCTCGCGGAGCACGCCCCCGAGGACGTCGTGCTGCACTGGCAGACCTGGACGCTGGCGTCCGGGCGGCTGGACCGGCTCGCCGCGGCCGTGCGGGACGCGGCCCGGCGGCGGCTGCGCCCGGCGCCCGCGGTGCCGTCCGGCGGGTAG
- a CDS encoding zinc ribbon domain-containing protein — MTRATPEQQRALLELERLDARLRRIAARITELREAPETARALQRRAAAVAAAKELDAAEQAVAQRLTAAEEKVARVQASIDTDRARLEQGGSAKDLMGLQHELDTRTRQLAEAEDAQLALMQEMDDALAHRAAVTPRLKEADAEARRRVAARDEEGAALVAERAQLTARRPEVAAAVGHDELVGRYERIRTGRAAERPAAAELRGTACGSCGSALSPTDAAVFRSAAADEVLVCPECGVILVRS, encoded by the coding sequence ATGACCCGCGCCACCCCCGAGCAGCAGCGAGCCCTCCTGGAGCTCGAGCGTCTCGACGCCCGGCTGCGGCGGATCGCCGCCCGCATCACGGAGCTGCGGGAGGCCCCGGAGACCGCCCGCGCCCTGCAGCGGCGGGCCGCGGCGGTCGCGGCCGCGAAGGAGCTGGACGCCGCCGAGCAGGCGGTCGCGCAACGGCTCACCGCGGCCGAGGAGAAGGTGGCGCGGGTGCAGGCCTCGATCGACACGGACCGGGCCCGGCTCGAGCAGGGCGGCTCCGCGAAGGACCTCATGGGGCTGCAGCACGAGCTCGACACCCGCACCCGGCAGCTCGCCGAGGCGGAGGACGCGCAGCTCGCGCTCATGCAGGAGATGGACGACGCGCTGGCCCACCGGGCGGCCGTGACGCCGCGGCTGAAGGAGGCCGACGCCGAGGCCCGGCGGCGGGTGGCCGCCCGCGACGAGGAGGGGGCGGCCCTGGTGGCCGAGCGCGCGCAGCTGACGGCGCGCCGCCCCGAGGTCGCGGCCGCGGTGGGGCACGACGAGCTCGTGGGGCGCTACGAGCGGATCCGCACCGGCCGGGCGGCCGAGCGGCCCGCGGCCGCGGAGCTGCGCGGCACGGCCTGCGGGTCGTGCGGCAGCGCGCTGAGCCCCACCGACGCCGCCGTGTTCCGGTCGGCGGCGGCGGACGAGGTGCTCGTGTGCCCGGAGTGCGGGGTGATCCTGGTCCGCTCCTGA
- a CDS encoding Nif3-like dinuclear metal center hexameric protein: MSPPRTPAPAPALAEVLEVVEQLWPLHLQEPWDASGLVTGRPEQPVRRVLLAVDPVAEVVAEAVSGGHDLLLTHHPLLLRGVTSVAADRFKGAVVHELVENRCALLTCHTNADSAPGGVSDAVARAAGLTATAPLVPHPADPAAGLGRVGELPEPVPLRELAERLARAVPATAHGVRVAGDPDAPVRRVAVCGGAGDSLFDEVRAAGADVYVTADLRHHPASEAREAATGPGGSGLPHLVDLSHFASEWLWLPAAAAALREALAARGHDVEVVVSARRTDPWDFRLETPGPTAGGTA, encoded by the coding sequence ATGAGCCCGCCCCGCACCCCCGCCCCCGCGCCCGCCCTCGCCGAGGTCCTGGAGGTCGTCGAGCAGCTGTGGCCGCTGCACCTGCAGGAGCCGTGGGACGCCTCGGGGCTGGTCACCGGGCGCCCGGAGCAGCCGGTGCGCCGCGTGCTGCTGGCCGTCGACCCCGTGGCCGAGGTCGTCGCGGAGGCCGTGTCCGGGGGCCACGACCTGCTGCTGACCCACCACCCCCTGCTGCTGCGGGGCGTGACCTCCGTGGCCGCCGACCGCTTCAAGGGTGCCGTGGTCCACGAGCTCGTCGAGAACCGCTGCGCGCTGCTGACCTGCCACACCAACGCCGACTCCGCCCCCGGGGGGGTCTCCGACGCCGTCGCCCGGGCGGCGGGGCTGACGGCGACGGCGCCGCTGGTCCCGCACCCCGCGGACCCGGCCGCCGGCCTCGGCCGCGTGGGGGAGCTTCCGGAGCCGGTCCCGCTGCGGGAGCTGGCCGAGCGGCTGGCGCGGGCCGTGCCCGCCACCGCCCACGGCGTGCGGGTGGCCGGCGACCCGGACGCGCCCGTGCGGCGCGTGGCCGTCTGCGGCGGCGCCGGGGACTCGCTCTTCGACGAGGTCCGGGCCGCGGGCGCGGACGTCTACGTCACCGCCGACCTGCGCCACCACCCCGCCTCCGAGGCCCGCGAGGCCGCCACGGGTCCCGGCGGCTCCGGCCTCCCGCACCTCGTGGACCTCTCGCACTTCGCCAGCGAGTGGCTGTGGCTGCCGGCGGCCGCCGCGGCCCTGCGCGAGGCCCTCGCCGCCCGCGGCCACGACGTCGAGGTGGTCGTCTCCGCGCGGCGCACCGATCCCTGGGACTTCCGTCTCGAGACCCCCGGCCCGACCGCAGGAGGAACCGCATGA
- the msrA gene encoding peptide-methionine (S)-S-oxide reductase MsrA: protein MAFSPTDDDATAPTPVREGSSSLTYVLAGGCFWCLDAVYRVTRGVTEVVSGYTGGAQPDPGYYAVCSGTTGHAEAVAVTFDPAVVPSEVILDLFFTGHDPTTLNRQGYDVGTQYRSAMFFADDAQRDVFRTAIERAQEHWSDPVVTTLEPLGPFWPAEPEHQDFYARQPWNGYCQVIINPKLAKVRKRYSAWLTA, encoded by the coding sequence ATGGCCTTCTCCCCGACCGACGACGACGCCACCGCCCCGACCCCCGTCCGGGAGGGATCCTCCTCCCTCACCTACGTGCTCGCCGGCGGGTGCTTCTGGTGCCTCGACGCGGTGTACCGGGTCACCCGCGGCGTGACCGAGGTGGTCTCCGGCTACACCGGCGGCGCGCAGCCGGACCCCGGGTACTACGCCGTGTGCAGCGGCACCACCGGCCACGCCGAGGCCGTCGCGGTGACCTTCGACCCCGCCGTGGTGCCCTCGGAGGTGATCCTCGACCTCTTCTTCACCGGCCACGACCCCACGACCCTCAACCGCCAGGGCTACGACGTCGGCACCCAGTACCGCTCCGCGATGTTCTTCGCCGACGACGCGCAGCGCGACGTCTTCCGGACCGCGATCGAGCGCGCCCAGGAGCACTGGAGCGACCCCGTGGTCACGACCCTGGAGCCCCTCGGGCCGTTCTGGCCGGCCGAGCCGGAGCACCAGGACTTCTACGCGCGCCAGCCCTGGAACGGCTACTGCCAGGTGATCATCAACCCGAAGCTGGCCAAGGTCCGGAAACGTTACTCCGCGTGGCTTACCGCGTAG
- the cysK gene encoding cysteine synthase A: MAKIYSDVTEIVGRTPLVRLNRLDEGLPGNVAVKLEFYNPANSVKDRIGVSIIEAAEKAGALEPGGTIVEGTSGNTGIALAMVGAARGYKVILTMPETMSTERRVMLRAYGAQIVLTPGSEGMRGAVEKAQEIVDTTENAVLASQFANEANPAVHYATTGPEIWEDTDGAVDVFVSGVGTGGTITGAGRYLREQKPDVRLVVVEPADSPLLTEGKAGPHKIQGLGANFVPAILDREIYDDVYDVTVEDSVRTARELGTKEGILGGISSGAIVWAALQEAAKEENRDKLIVAIVCDFGERYISTLLYEDIRG; encoded by the coding sequence ATGGCGAAGATCTACTCCGACGTCACCGAGATCGTGGGCCGCACCCCCCTGGTCCGCCTCAACCGCCTCGACGAGGGCCTGCCGGGCAACGTCGCCGTCAAGCTCGAGTTCTACAACCCGGCCAACTCGGTCAAGGACCGCATCGGCGTGTCCATCATCGAGGCCGCCGAGAAGGCCGGTGCGCTCGAGCCCGGCGGCACGATCGTCGAGGGCACCTCCGGCAACACCGGCATCGCCCTGGCCATGGTCGGCGCGGCCCGCGGCTACAAGGTCATCCTCACGATGCCCGAGACCATGTCCACCGAGCGCCGCGTGATGCTGCGCGCCTACGGCGCCCAGATCGTGCTCACCCCCGGCTCCGAGGGCATGCGCGGGGCCGTGGAGAAGGCCCAGGAGATCGTCGACACCACCGAGAACGCCGTGCTGGCCAGCCAGTTCGCCAACGAGGCCAACCCCGCGGTGCACTACGCGACGACCGGGCCCGAGATCTGGGAGGACACCGACGGCGCCGTCGACGTCTTCGTCTCCGGCGTGGGCACCGGCGGCACCATCACCGGCGCGGGCCGCTACCTGCGCGAGCAGAAGCCGGACGTGCGCCTCGTCGTCGTCGAGCCCGCCGACTCCCCGCTGCTGACCGAGGGCAAGGCCGGGCCCCACAAGATCCAGGGCCTGGGCGCCAACTTCGTGCCCGCGATCCTCGACCGGGAGATCTACGACGACGTCTACGACGTCACCGTGGAGGACTCCGTGCGCACCGCCCGCGAGCTCGGCACCAAGGAGGGCATCCTCGGCGGGATCTCCTCCGGGGCCATCGTCTGGGCCGCCCTCCAGGAGGCCGCGAAGGAGGAGAACCGCGACAAGCTGATCGTCGCGATCGTCTGCGACTTCGGGGAGCGCTACATCTCCACCCTGCTCTACGAGGACATCCGCGGCTGA
- the epsC gene encoding serine O-acetyltransferase EpsC — MSFWSRLSEDLKTARTHDPAARSDVEIALNYSGLHAIWVHRLTHRLWQRPDRRLLARTLSQLARFLTGVEIHPGASIGRRFFIDHGMGVVIGETAEIGDDVMLYHGVTLGGRSLAKVKRHPTVGDRVVIGAGAKVLGPIEIGADSAIGANAVVVKDVPEDSIVTGIPGKVRPRTPEKKQPLVDPSTYIDPAMWI; from the coding sequence GTGAGTTTCTGGAGCAGACTCTCCGAGGACCTGAAGACGGCCCGCACGCACGACCCGGCCGCCCGGTCCGACGTGGAGATCGCGCTCAACTACTCCGGGCTGCACGCCATCTGGGTCCACCGCCTCACCCACCGGCTGTGGCAGCGCCCCGACCGCCGGCTGCTGGCGCGCACCCTGTCCCAGCTCGCCCGCTTCCTCACGGGCGTGGAGATCCACCCCGGCGCCTCGATCGGGCGGCGCTTCTTCATCGACCACGGCATGGGCGTGGTGATCGGCGAGACCGCCGAGATCGGCGACGACGTCATGCTCTACCACGGGGTCACCCTGGGCGGGCGGTCGCTGGCGAAGGTCAAGCGCCACCCGACCGTGGGCGACCGGGTCGTCATCGGCGCCGGCGCGAAGGTGCTGGGCCCCATCGAGATCGGTGCGGACTCCGCGATCGGCGCCAACGCCGTGGTGGTCAAGGACGTGCCCGAGGACTCCATCGTCACCGGGATCCCCGGCAAGGTGCGGCCCCGCACACCCGAGAAGAAGCAGCCCCTCGTGGACCCGTCGACCTACATCGACCCGGCCATGTGGATCTGA
- the gndA gene encoding NADP-dependent phosphogluconate dehydrogenase, with amino-acid sequence MAEMKKAQIGVTGLAVMGANLARNFARKGYTVALHNRSVARTDALLAEHGHEGSFVRTESLEELVGALESPRRILVMVKAGGPVDAVIEALVPLLDPGDIVIDGGNSYFQDTRRREAALAAVGLHFVGVGVSGGEEGALLGPSIMPGGPQESYASLGPMLESIAARAEDGAPCCAWIGPDGAGHFVKMVHNGIEYADMQVIGEAHELLRSVAGLEPGEQAEVFRQWNTGELASYLIEITAEVLGQVDARTGKPLIDVIVDAAGQKGTGTWTVQEALALGSPVTGIAESVFARALSSAEPAMRAQAQRLLPAGVGATTEDVVGDAGFVEDVRQALYASKLVAYAQGLDMLTLAGAEYGWELDLAAIASLWRQGCIIRAQLLETIMEAYAGESAPANLLFAPAVTTALEAALPAWRRVVARAVERGIPAPVFSSTLAYYDSLRRPRLNAALTQGLRDYFGAHTYRRVDDASAGAYHTLWSGDRSEVIA; translated from the coding sequence GTGGCTGAGATGAAGAAGGCGCAGATCGGTGTGACGGGTCTGGCGGTGATGGGGGCGAATCTGGCCCGCAACTTCGCCCGCAAGGGGTACACGGTGGCGTTGCACAACCGGTCGGTGGCGCGCACCGATGCCCTGCTGGCCGAGCACGGGCACGAGGGCTCGTTCGTGCGCACGGAGTCGTTGGAGGAGCTGGTGGGGGCGTTGGAGTCCCCGCGGCGGATCCTGGTGATGGTCAAGGCCGGGGGGCCGGTGGATGCGGTGATCGAGGCGCTGGTGCCGCTGCTGGACCCGGGGGACATCGTGATCGACGGGGGCAACTCGTATTTCCAGGACACCCGCCGCCGGGAGGCGGCGCTGGCCGCGGTCGGGCTGCACTTCGTGGGGGTGGGGGTCTCCGGCGGGGAGGAGGGGGCGCTGCTGGGTCCCTCGATCATGCCGGGGGGTCCGCAGGAGTCCTATGCCTCGTTGGGGCCGATGCTGGAGTCGATCGCGGCGAGGGCCGAGGACGGGGCCCCGTGCTGTGCGTGGATCGGTCCGGACGGGGCGGGGCACTTCGTGAAGATGGTGCACAACGGCATCGAGTACGCCGACATGCAGGTGATCGGGGAGGCCCACGAGCTGCTGCGCTCGGTGGCCGGGCTGGAGCCGGGGGAGCAGGCGGAAGTGTTCCGCCAGTGGAACACCGGGGAGCTGGCCTCGTACCTGATCGAGATCACCGCCGAGGTCCTGGGTCAGGTCGATGCGCGCACGGGTAAGCCCTTGATCGATGTGATCGTGGACGCGGCCGGGCAGAAGGGCACCGGCACCTGGACGGTGCAGGAGGCGTTGGCCCTGGGCAGCCCGGTGACGGGGATCGCCGAGTCGGTCTTCGCCCGGGCGCTGTCCTCGGCCGAGCCGGCCATGCGCGCCCAGGCCCAGCGCCTGTTGCCGGCCGGGGTGGGGGCCACCACCGAGGACGTGGTGGGGGATGCGGGGTTCGTGGAGGATGTGCGTCAGGCGCTCTACGCCTCGAAGCTGGTGGCCTATGCCCAGGGGCTGGACATGCTCACCCTGGCCGGGGCCGAGTACGGGTGGGAGCTGGATCTGGCCGCGATCGCCTCGCTGTGGCGGCAGGGGTGCATCATCCGCGCCCAGCTGCTGGAGACGATCATGGAGGCCTACGCCGGGGAGTCCGCCCCGGCGAACCTGCTCTTCGCCCCGGCGGTGACCACCGCCCTGGAGGCGGCGCTGCCGGCGTGGCGGCGGGTGGTGGCCCGGGCGGTGGAGCGCGGGATCCCGGCCCCGGTGTTCTCCTCGACCCTGGCCTACTACGACTCCCTGCGCCGCCCGCGGCTCAACGCGGCCCTGACCCAGGGGCTGCGCGACTACTTCGGGGCCCACACCTACCGGCGCGTCGACGACGCCAGCGCCGGGGCCTACCACACCCTGTGGTCCGGGGACCGCTCCGAGGTCATCGCCTGA